The nucleotide sequence CGGCTCGACGTTGCCGCGCACCGCGAACTGCGACTCGACCATGTATTGCGGCGAGGCGATCACGAAGACGTAGAGCCCGATCACCGCCGTCGGCGCCAGCACGAACAGGGCGTAGCTGCGGAACAGCCGCTTCGCCATCCGCTCGGGCGGCCGGGCCTCCCGCGGCCGCAGGCCGGGCAGGCGGGTCCAGTCGAGGGTGCGGCGCGCCCGCTCCAGCGCGCCGCCGACGAGGGCGCGGCCCCGCCGCGGGGAGAGCGGCTCGATCGTCTCGGCATGGCGCCGCAGATCCGGCACGGAGCGCCGGGCCAGGTCCATGAGCGACTGAACGCTCGGGTTCGGCCGGACCCGGGTCTCCTGCTTGACCTCGTCGGACTTCATCGAATGGGGGCCCTCACGGATCCGCCGAAGCGCGCCCCTTCGACACCCAGGCCCGCGCGAAACAGGCTCGGGCAGGGCGCTCGGGGCGCGCTATCCCGTCTGCCGGTTCAGGTCACGTTCTTTTCGGCCCTTTTTAAGGCGCGGCGATCGGTCGGGATTGCGCCCCGGGCGGCGTGGCTGCGATACCGCCCCGGACACGGGGGGCGGCCCGAATCGATGCGGGCCGGTACGGGAGGCGTCTTGGGACGGCGGCAGGATCCGGGTGGGGCGCCTCGCACGGCCAAGGCGGGGTTTTCCGACCTCGTTCTGGTCTGCGGCAAGTGTGCCAAGCGACAGGGCGTGGCGCGCAAGCGGCTCGGCCGGGCCCTGAAGCGGGCCCTCGAGACGGATTCGGGCGGCAAGGGTCAGGCCAAGGATAAGGCCAAGGGCAAGGTGCGGGTGCTGGAGACGGGCTGCCTCGGCCCCTGCCCCAAGCGGATGCTGACGCTGGCCACGCCGCAATCCCTGGCGCGCCGCCGCGTCCTCCTGGTCGATCCGGCGCTCGACGCCCTCGGCCCCGGGGCGCTGGGCCTCGACCGCACGCCCTCGCCTCTCTCCGGCCCCGCCGCGGTGGCCGACCTGCCGGCCGGGCTTCCGCCCGACGGAGGGCGGGATGGCTGAGGCGCCGACCCGGAGCGGGAACGGGTGCGAAACGCCTCCCGCCGACCGGCCGCCGCGGCGCATCCTGAGCGCGCTGCTGCGCCGGCTGCCCCTCCTCGGCACGCTCGCCGGGCTGGGGCTCGGCGTCTGGCTCGTCGCCACCAACGACCTGACGGCGATCGGGGCGGCCTTCGGGCGGATCGGGCCGGCGGGACTCGCGGGCATCGTGCTGGCGCGGGCCCTCATCGTCGGGCTGTGCGGCCTCGCCTGGGCGCGCGTGCTCGCCGGCCTTCCGCCGGCGGGCCGCGCGGACGACGCGCCCGCGCGGCCCGTCGAGACCGGCGCCTTCGTGATCCTGCGCTTCGTGCGCGAGGGCGTGAACGTGCTGCTGCCGGTCGCCTCGGTCGGCGGCGAGGTGGTGGGCGGGCGCCTGCTGACCTTCTGGGGCGTCGCGGGCAGCCTCGCGGCGGCTTCGCTCCTGGCCGACATGCTGATCCAGGTCGCGACGCAGGTGGCCTTCACCGGGCTCGGCGCCGCTCTCCTCTGGCGGCTGCCGGGCGAGGCCGCGGCCTCGCTCGCCCGCTGGACGACCCAGGCCGCCGCGGTGGCGGTGGCGGCGGTGATCGCCTTCTTCGCCCTGCAGACCCTCG is from Methylorubrum populi and encodes:
- a CDS encoding lysylphosphatidylglycerol synthase domain-containing protein, whose protein sequence is MAEAPTRSGNGCETPPADRPPRRILSALLRRLPLLGTLAGLGLGVWLVATNDLTAIGAAFGRIGPAGLAGIVLARALIVGLCGLAWARVLAGLPPAGRADDAPARPVETGAFVILRFVREGVNVLLPVASVGGEVVGGRLLTFWGVAGSLAAASLLADMLIQVATQVAFTGLGAALLWRLPGEAAASLARWTTQAAAVAVAAVIAFFALQTLGAARGLERRLAGLGRRFLRSAAPDGTGAEAPAARAPSVQEALDAVWARGRRGRIAQSVALHAAAWALGAAEIWIVLACIGIEVGLTEVLVLESLSQAIKSAAFPVPSGLGVQEGGFVVVGALFGLDAGTAIALSLAKRVPDVALGLPSLIVWQTLEAKRAQVLAPR
- a CDS encoding (2Fe-2S) ferredoxin domain-containing protein, with amino-acid sequence MGRRQDPGGAPRTAKAGFSDLVLVCGKCAKRQGVARKRLGRALKRALETDSGGKGQAKDKAKGKVRVLETGCLGPCPKRMLTLATPQSLARRRVLLVDPALDALGPGALGLDRTPSPLSGPAAVADLPAGLPPDGGRDG